In Streptomyces sp. NBC_00306, a single genomic region encodes these proteins:
- a CDS encoding IS110 family transposase → MAEQLTHLWVGIDAGKAHHWLTAVDETGATVWSEKVPNDESAILTALGEILALADQVHWAVDIAGTASALLLALLAAHGQQALYVPGRTVNRMSGSYRGEAKTDARDAYVIAETARLRRDFTSIDVPAQLAADLALLTAHRTDLIADRVRMLNRLRDMLAGIFPALERAFDYADHKGALILLTRHQTPAAIRRHGQTRLTAWLKGRNVRNPDAVATTALQAARTQRTTLPGQDVAASIVADIATQTLALDDRLKHIDQQIRQTFHTHPQANIIESLPGMGPILGAEFIVAAGDLSTYADAGHLASAAGLVPVPRDSGRRTGNLHRPKRYSRRLRRVFYLSAQTSIIREGPNRDYYLKKRTEGCKHVQAVIALARRRADVLWALLCDDRVFTVHPPVVQAA, encoded by the coding sequence ATGGCCGAGCAGCTGACCCACCTCTGGGTCGGGATCGACGCAGGTAAGGCCCACCACTGGCTCACTGCGGTCGACGAAACCGGGGCAACGGTCTGGAGCGAGAAGGTCCCCAACGACGAGAGCGCGATTCTGACCGCCCTAGGCGAGATCCTCGCCCTCGCCGACCAAGTGCACTGGGCCGTCGACATCGCCGGCACCGCGTCCGCACTGCTGCTGGCCTTACTCGCCGCGCATGGCCAACAGGCCCTTTACGTTCCCGGCCGGACGGTCAACCGGATGTCCGGGTCCTACCGCGGTGAAGCCAAGACCGACGCCCGCGACGCCTACGTGATCGCAGAAACCGCCCGCCTGCGGCGGGACTTCACCTCCATCGATGTCCCCGCCCAGTTGGCAGCCGATCTGGCTCTGCTGACCGCCCACCGCACCGACCTGATCGCCGACCGTGTCCGGATGCTCAACCGGCTCCGCGACATGCTCGCCGGGATCTTCCCCGCCCTGGAACGGGCCTTCGACTACGCCGACCACAAAGGCGCGCTCATCCTGCTCACCCGCCACCAGACCCCGGCAGCCATACGCCGCCACGGCCAAACCCGCCTCACCGCCTGGCTAAAGGGACGCAACGTCCGCAACCCCGACGCAGTCGCCACCACCGCACTGCAAGCCGCCAGAACTCAGCGCACCACGCTGCCGGGCCAAGATGTCGCCGCCAGCATCGTCGCGGACATCGCCACACAGACCCTCGCCCTGGACGACCGGCTCAAGCACATCGACCAGCAGATCCGGCAGACCTTCCACACCCACCCCCAGGCCAACATCATCGAGTCCCTGCCGGGCATGGGCCCCATCCTGGGAGCCGAGTTCATCGTCGCAGCCGGTGACCTGAGCACCTACGCCGACGCAGGCCACCTCGCCTCCGCCGCCGGCCTGGTCCCCGTTCCACGCGACTCCGGACGCCGCACCGGCAACCTCCACCGCCCGAAGCGCTACAGCCGACGCCTGCGCCGCGTCTTCTATCTGTCCGCCCAGACCAGCATCATCCGCGAAGGCCCCAACCGCGACTACTACCTGAAGAAGCGAACCGAGGGCTGCAAGCACGTCCAGGCCGTCATCGCCCTCGCCCGCCGACGCGCCGACGTCCTATGGGCCCTCCTGTGCGACGACCGAGTCTTCACCGTCCATCCCCCCGTCGTCCAAGCCGCTTAA
- a CDS encoding XRE family transcriptional regulator, with product MATPNSALRAVRLGLLMSQDDFARAVRDAGTRAGQPNDANKRLVQRWESGITTAPRAVYARALESVTGLPIESLGFSGTMSTALVSEDGRGGHDVEASTNIAPTVAPHTERQGAHRNYSGVWLSRYEYFSSGRDSALIGQHYVVVLQHGNRLTVRSLPGSSDSPLTMDLEIDGHVATGTWTEQTATDGYYRGARYHGAIQLLIEPTGRRMTGKWVGFGKEFDVNTGPWELVFQDASTNKATLAAFNKRPTG from the coding sequence ATGGCCACACCGAACAGCGCGTTGCGAGCGGTCCGCCTCGGTCTGCTCATGTCCCAAGACGACTTTGCCCGCGCCGTGCGGGATGCCGGCACCCGCGCGGGCCAGCCCAACGATGCCAACAAGCGACTCGTACAACGCTGGGAGTCCGGCATCACCACCGCACCGCGAGCCGTGTACGCCCGCGCTCTGGAGTCCGTAACAGGACTGCCGATCGAGTCCCTCGGCTTCTCCGGCACGATGTCGACTGCGCTGGTTTCCGAGGACGGCCGCGGCGGCCACGACGTCGAAGCATCCACGAACATCGCCCCGACGGTCGCGCCGCACACGGAGCGGCAAGGCGCGCATCGCAACTACAGCGGCGTGTGGCTCAGCCGCTACGAGTACTTCAGCTCCGGCCGCGACTCGGCACTCATCGGTCAGCACTATGTCGTCGTACTGCAGCATGGCAACCGGCTCACCGTTCGCAGCTTGCCGGGGTCGTCCGACAGTCCGTTGACGATGGACCTGGAAATCGACGGTCACGTTGCCACGGGAACCTGGACTGAGCAGACCGCGACCGACGGCTACTACCGCGGTGCCCGCTACCACGGTGCGATTCAGCTGCTCATCGAGCCGACAGGCCGTCGCATGACGGGCAAGTGGGTCGGCTTCGGCAAAGAGTTCGACGTCAACACCGGGCCCTGGGAGCTCGTGTTCCAGGACGCCTCGACGAA
- a CDS encoding class I SAM-dependent methyltransferase codes for MTNTNVAWENYSKQKPERRLTNAAGERTWFNWTQYADHGPGAEVLAITPGANVLALGCGKGGNIAHVAALGARAVGVDVSRAQLSAAEERWNGSGVALHHADALRFLTESSEQFDAIYSVFGAVWFTDPGDLLPVVHRRLRPGGVLAFSQRPAIEGCYGCQASYINRSEGEDPLVVKRWDYEPERWLAILHDHGFTTDTARVLAAPPGPRKVGTLVITAHRSG; via the coding sequence GTGACGAACACCAACGTCGCGTGGGAGAACTACTCGAAGCAGAAGCCCGAGCGGCGCCTGACGAACGCTGCCGGCGAAAGGACCTGGTTCAACTGGACTCAGTACGCCGACCATGGCCCCGGTGCTGAGGTCCTGGCCATCACGCCCGGTGCGAACGTCCTTGCCCTCGGCTGCGGTAAGGGCGGCAACATCGCTCACGTCGCCGCTCTCGGAGCCCGTGCGGTCGGCGTCGACGTATCTCGCGCGCAATTGAGCGCCGCCGAGGAGCGCTGGAACGGTAGTGGCGTGGCGCTGCACCACGCAGACGCCCTGCGATTCCTGACCGAGAGTAGCGAGCAATTCGACGCGATCTACTCCGTGTTCGGCGCTGTCTGGTTCACGGACCCGGGCGATCTGCTGCCTGTCGTCCATCGGCGGCTACGTCCTGGCGGAGTGCTCGCCTTCTCCCAACGCCCCGCCATCGAAGGCTGCTACGGCTGCCAAGCCTCGTACATCAACCGGTCCGAGGGCGAGGACCCTCTTGTTGTGAAGCGCTGGGACTACGAACCCGAACGGTGGCTGGCGATCCTGCACGACCACGGGTTCACCACAGATACCGCCCGCGTGCTCGCCGCACCGCCCGGGCCACGAAAGGTCGGCACACTGGTCATCACCGCACATCGCAGTGGTTGA
- a CDS encoding SMI1/KNR4 family protein — MTGSSEQHRLRSAISVLGDAVPGDLRRSPLGWAGVRAWEAAHGIELPEPYRTFVADVANGSLEGASMAHALLPLGRLPENWQSWKADCWLSPEPFDGTAVRKFTDPFPLEEEWQWEYDYYNHDEHSPLLHGIYQNGSVLLAGNRDCEFWVLVVTGPQRGRVWWLGDGCVAPYRGAGEERETEADFVAWFQDWQADRGWWSEHLDG; from the coding sequence ATGACTGGTAGCTCAGAGCAGCACCGCCTGAGAAGTGCGATCTCCGTCCTTGGGGATGCTGTACCCGGAGATCTTCGGCGGTCTCCCCTTGGCTGGGCCGGCGTACGGGCGTGGGAAGCCGCTCATGGCATCGAACTACCAGAGCCCTACCGTACGTTTGTCGCGGATGTTGCCAACGGTTCGTTGGAGGGTGCATCTATGGCGCACGCACTCCTTCCTTTGGGAAGACTTCCTGAGAACTGGCAGAGCTGGAAGGCGGATTGCTGGCTTAGCCCCGAACCATTCGACGGAACGGCTGTGCGTAAGTTCACTGATCCTTTCCCTCTGGAGGAGGAGTGGCAGTGGGAGTACGACTACTACAACCACGATGAGCACTCACCCCTACTCCACGGCATCTATCAGAATGGCTCGGTCCTCCTGGCCGGTAACCGTGACTGCGAGTTCTGGGTACTCGTGGTCACAGGGCCTCAGCGCGGCCGGGTCTGGTGGCTGGGAGACGGATGCGTGGCTCCGTATAGGGGCGCGGGGGAGGAACGCGAGACAGAGGCCGACTTCGTGGCCTGGTTCCAGGATTGGCAAGCTGACCGAGGATGGTGGTCCGAGCACCTCGACGGGTAG